From Silvimonas iriomotensis, a single genomic window includes:
- a CDS encoding glycosyltransferase family 4 protein, with translation MKILELDFEAGWRGGERQTFLSMQQFRASGHEVHILCRRGGKMAERASAEGFVVHACTNVAGVLAFLALHGGQYDVLHPQTGHMLSWAVLTRWFHRRPVVYSRRVAFALNGTFTRYKYHHADQVVAISQACADSVRALGVHDILIIPSAVLPVRPDTARIEALAAQLGVAGRRVVATTSALTSDKDPLMLVDAVAALHARRNDFVFVHFGAGNMAEVAKERVIEQGLEHVFLLAGYQQNVESLFGLFDVFVMSSREEGLGSSVLDAFSARVPVASTDAGGLKELLAEGRGLLSPVGDSAALAANIDTLLDASSRVVGMVERAHEYVERVHSVEAMANGYLRLFESLVQRARPR, from the coding sequence ATGAAAATTCTGGAGCTGGATTTCGAAGCAGGCTGGCGCGGTGGCGAACGGCAAACCTTTTTGTCGATGCAGCAGTTTCGCGCGTCCGGGCACGAGGTGCATATCCTGTGCCGGCGTGGCGGCAAGATGGCCGAACGCGCCAGTGCCGAGGGCTTTGTCGTGCATGCCTGCACCAACGTCGCTGGCGTGCTGGCGTTTCTGGCACTGCATGGCGGGCAATACGACGTGTTGCACCCGCAAACCGGCCATATGCTGAGCTGGGCCGTACTTACGCGCTGGTTCCACCGGCGCCCCGTTGTGTATTCGCGACGGGTGGCCTTTGCGCTGAATGGCACTTTCACCCGTTACAAGTACCATCACGCCGACCAGGTAGTGGCGATCAGCCAGGCCTGCGCCGACAGCGTGCGGGCGCTGGGTGTGCATGACATCCTGATCATTCCTTCGGCCGTGCTGCCGGTACGGCCGGATACCGCGCGGATCGAAGCGCTGGCAGCGCAACTGGGCGTGGCCGGCCGGCGCGTGGTGGCGACAACCTCGGCGCTGACGTCAGATAAAGACCCATTGATGCTGGTTGATGCGGTCGCGGCCTTGCATGCGCGACGTAACGATTTTGTATTCGTACATTTCGGTGCCGGCAATATGGCCGAAGTTGCGAAGGAACGCGTCATCGAACAAGGACTCGAACACGTTTTCCTGTTGGCAGGCTACCAGCAGAACGTCGAGTCCCTGTTTGGCCTGTTTGATGTGTTTGTAATGAGCTCGCGCGAAGAGGGCCTGGGCAGCAGCGTGCTTGATGCCTTCAGTGCGCGGGTCCCGGTGGCATCGACTGATGCCGGTGGTTTGAAAGAGTTACTGGCCGAGGGCCGCGGCCTGCTCAGCCCGGTGGGCGACAGTGCTGCCCTGGCGGCGAACATCGACACGTTGCTTGATGCCTCGTCCCGGGTGGTGGGGATGGTTGAACGCGCGCATGAATACGTCGAGCGCGTGCATAGTGTTGAAGCGATGGCGAACGGTTATTTGCGTCTTTTTGAGAGCTTGGTACAGCGGGCACGGCCGCGCTGA
- a CDS encoding AAA family ATPase, giving the protein MASTQSSSPLAGSESFWSNSEPGVVFELLAYQPLANPVIVLDELDKTDQQRQYDPLAALYTLLEPRSARDFIDLSIRDFAIDASHVNWIATANSIESIPAPLLSRMTVLHVQAPTPEQVAHIARQMYGRMRAESPWGAGFTPRLDDRVVDKLKNLPPRTLGLALKRALGRAAREEREHIRVGDVPDQVSSTRKPMGFLA; this is encoded by the coding sequence ATGGCCAGCACACAGTCCAGCTCGCCGCTGGCCGGGTCGGAATCGTTCTGGTCGAACTCGGAGCCTGGGGTGGTGTTCGAGCTACTGGCCTACCAGCCACTGGCCAATCCGGTGATCGTGCTGGACGAGCTCGATAAGACCGACCAGCAACGTCAGTACGACCCACTCGCGGCGCTCTACACCCTGCTGGAGCCTCGCAGCGCACGCGACTTCATCGACCTCTCGATCCGAGACTTCGCCATCGACGCCAGCCACGTGAACTGGATCGCCACGGCCAACAGCATCGAGAGCATCCCTGCACCGCTGCTGTCGCGCATGACGGTGCTGCACGTGCAAGCCCCCACGCCAGAGCAGGTGGCTCATATCGCTCGACAAATGTATGGCCGCATGCGGGCCGAGAGCCCGTGGGGGGCAGGTTTTACGCCGAGGCTGGACGACCGGGTGGTGGACAAGCTGAAGAACTTGCCGCCCAGGACCTTGGGGCTAGCTTTGAAGCGTGCATTGGGGCGGGCGGCGAGGGAGGAGCGGGAGCACATCCGCGTCGGCGACGTGCCAGACCAAGTCTCCTCAACCAGAAAGCCCATGGGGTTCTTGGCGTAG
- the glmU gene encoding bifunctional UDP-N-acetylglucosamine diphosphorylase/glucosamine-1-phosphate N-acetyltransferase GlmU: MSSLDVVILAAGQGKRMYSSLPKVLHRIAGKPLVGHVIDTARALSPAQTVVVYGHGGDQVQAAFASDKDLHWALQAQQLGTGHALAQALPYLKGDVTLMLYGDVPLTRVETLKALLAAVEGGKLGILTVTLDNPTGYGRIVRNDAGAVQSIVEQKDATPEQAAIREINTGILALPTARLAQWLSELKNDNAQGEYYATDLIALAVRDGVAVVTTQPADAWEAEGINNKVQLAQLERIHQRNLATALLTAGVTLADPARLDIRGRVVHGKDVFIDVNCVLEGEVSLGEGVQIGANCILKNVWIADGAVIHPFSHLENAEVGAGSLIGPYARLRPGAVLEEGVHVGNFVEVKKSTIGPGTKVNHLSYIGDAQIGSGTNIGAGTITCNYDGVNKSLTTIGDNVFIGSNNCLVAPVTIGDGATTGAGSVISKNAPAGELTIGRARQVTLTGWKRPVKHSK; the protein is encoded by the coding sequence ATGTCTTCTCTTGATGTCGTCATTCTTGCTGCAGGTCAGGGCAAGCGCATGTATTCCTCGCTGCCCAAAGTGCTGCATCGCATTGCCGGCAAGCCCCTGGTCGGCCACGTGATTGATACTGCCCGCGCGCTGAGCCCGGCGCAGACCGTGGTGGTTTACGGCCATGGTGGCGATCAGGTCCAGGCCGCGTTTGCCAGCGATAAAGACCTGCATTGGGCGCTGCAAGCCCAGCAACTGGGCACCGGCCATGCACTGGCCCAGGCGCTGCCCTACCTGAAAGGCGACGTGACGCTGATGCTGTACGGCGATGTGCCACTGACCCGCGTCGAGACGCTCAAGGCGCTGCTGGCCGCCGTGGAAGGTGGCAAGTTGGGCATCCTGACCGTCACGCTGGATAACCCCACCGGCTACGGCCGCATCGTGCGTAACGACGCCGGTGCCGTGCAATCGATCGTCGAGCAAAAAGACGCGACGCCGGAACAAGCCGCCATTCGTGAAATCAACACCGGCATTCTGGCCTTGCCCACAGCGCGCCTGGCGCAATGGTTGTCTGAACTGAAGAACGACAACGCACAGGGCGAGTACTACGCGACCGATCTGATCGCCCTGGCCGTGCGTGATGGGGTGGCGGTAGTGACCACCCAGCCGGCCGATGCCTGGGAAGCCGAAGGCATCAACAACAAGGTGCAACTGGCCCAGCTGGAACGCATTCATCAACGCAACCTGGCCACCGCGCTGCTCACCGCCGGGGTGACGCTGGCAGACCCGGCGCGCCTGGATATCCGGGGCCGCGTGGTGCACGGCAAGGACGTCTTCATTGACGTGAACTGCGTGCTGGAAGGCGAGGTTTCGCTGGGCGAGGGCGTGCAGATCGGCGCCAACTGCATCCTCAAGAATGTCTGGATTGCCGACGGTGCAGTGATCCACCCGTTCAGCCATCTGGAAAACGCCGAAGTCGGTGCCGGTTCACTGATTGGCCCTTACGCCCGCCTGCGCCCTGGCGCGGTGCTGGAAGAAGGCGTGCACGTCGGCAACTTTGTTGAAGTCAAAAAATCGACCATCGGCCCGGGCACCAAGGTCAATCACCTTTCCTACATTGGTGACGCACAGATTGGCAGCGGCACCAATATTGGCGCCGGCACCATCACCTGCAATTACGACGGCGTGAACAAGTCGCTGACCACCATTGGCGACAACGTGTTCATTGGCTCCAACAATTGTCTGGTGGCCCCGGTGACGATTGGCGACGGTGCCACGACCGGTGCGGGCTCGGTGATCAGCAAGAACGCGCCGGCGGGTGAGTTGACCATCGGCCGCGCACGCCAGGTGACCCTGACCGGCTGGAAACGCCCGGTCAAGCACAGCAAGTAA
- a CDS encoding tyrosine-type recombinase/integrase, which produces MLTDTHCRNAKPKPKLYRLTDHRGLCLEVKPSGVKAWRYRFTLEGKASMFALGEYPAVSLAEARDRCEAARQLVKQGINPAQQRQIDRIKQASDAEITFEKVAREWLQTKDWEDITKNRRLDMLERVVFGEIGQMPIRAVTPAHVLGILQHTVKRGAPTVAAEAFPSV; this is translated from the coding sequence ATGCTGACCGACACCCACTGTCGCAATGCCAAACCTAAGCCCAAGCTCTACCGACTCACTGACCACCGCGGACTGTGTCTGGAGGTCAAGCCCAGCGGCGTGAAGGCTTGGCGCTACCGGTTCACGCTGGAGGGCAAGGCCAGCATGTTCGCCCTGGGCGAGTACCCTGCCGTCAGCCTGGCCGAGGCACGAGACCGGTGCGAGGCAGCACGCCAACTCGTCAAGCAAGGCATCAACCCCGCCCAGCAGCGGCAGATCGACCGCATCAAGCAAGCCAGCGACGCCGAGATCACCTTCGAGAAGGTGGCGCGCGAGTGGCTGCAGACCAAAGACTGGGAAGACATCACCAAGAACAGGCGCCTGGACATGCTGGAGCGCGTGGTCTTTGGCGAGATCGGCCAGATGCCCATCCGAGCGGTCACACCAGCCCATGTGCTGGGCATCCTGCAGCACACGGTCAAGCGCGGCGCCCCTACCGTGGCTGCCGAAGCCTTCCCTTCCGTGTGA
- the ychF gene encoding redox-regulated ATPase YchF has translation MSLKCGIVGLPNVGKSTLFNALTKAGIEAANYPFCTIEPNVGIVEVPDARLQQLADIINPQKIVPAIVEFVDIAGLVAGASKGEGLGNQFLANIRETDAIVNVVRCFNDDNIVHVAGKVDPIDDIAVIGTELALADLATVEKSIQRDGKKAKSGDKEAQKLVAVLEKLVPVLNEGRPARAAGLSEEDKLAIKPLCLLTIKPAMYVANVAEDGFTNNPLLDKVTEFAKAEGAPVVAVCAAIESEIAELPDEDKTEFLAELGLQEPGLNRLIRAGFDLLGLQTYFTAGVKEVRAWTIHKGDTAPQAAGVIHTDFERGFIRAQTIGFDDFISYKGEQGAKEAGKMRAEGKEYIVKDGDVMNFLFNV, from the coding sequence ATGAGTCTTAAATGCGGCATCGTCGGCCTGCCCAACGTCGGCAAGTCCACGCTTTTCAACGCCCTGACCAAAGCCGGTATCGAAGCGGCCAACTACCCGTTCTGCACCATCGAGCCCAATGTCGGCATCGTGGAAGTGCCCGATGCCCGCCTGCAGCAACTGGCCGACATCATCAACCCGCAAAAGATCGTGCCTGCGATTGTCGAGTTTGTGGATATCGCCGGCCTTGTGGCGGGTGCCAGCAAGGGCGAAGGTCTGGGTAACCAGTTCCTGGCCAATATCCGTGAAACCGACGCCATCGTGAACGTGGTGCGCTGTTTCAATGACGACAACATCGTGCACGTGGCCGGCAAGGTCGACCCGATCGACGATATCGCTGTCATCGGTACTGAACTGGCGCTGGCCGACCTGGCCACCGTTGAAAAGTCCATCCAGCGTGATGGCAAGAAAGCCAAGAGTGGCGACAAGGAAGCGCAAAAGCTGGTCGCCGTACTGGAAAAACTGGTGCCCGTACTCAACGAAGGCCGCCCGGCCCGCGCCGCCGGCCTGTCTGAAGAAGACAAGCTGGCGATCAAGCCGCTGTGTCTGCTGACCATCAAGCCGGCCATGTATGTGGCCAACGTGGCTGAAGATGGCTTCACCAACAACCCGCTGCTGGACAAGGTCACCGAGTTTGCCAAGGCCGAAGGCGCGCCGGTCGTGGCCGTCTGCGCCGCGATCGAGTCTGAAATTGCCGAACTGCCGGATGAAGACAAGACCGAATTCCTGGCTGAACTGGGCTTGCAAGAGCCGGGCCTGAACCGCCTGATCCGCGCCGGTTTTGATCTGCTGGGCCTGCAAACCTACTTCACCGCTGGCGTGAAGGAAGTCCGTGCCTGGACCATCCACAAGGGCGACACCGCCCCGCAAGCCGCTGGCGTGATCCACACTGACTTCGAACGCGGCTTCATCCGCGCGCAAACCATCGGCTTTGACGACTTCATCAGCTACAAGGGTGAACAAGGCGCCAAGGAAGCCGGCAAGATGCGCGCTGAAGGCAAGGAATACATCGTCAAGGATGGCGACGTGATGAACTTCCTGTTCAACGTCTGA
- a CDS encoding glycosyltransferase family 2 protein: MRLSVILITKNEAANLRACLASVAFADQIVVVDSGSTDGTVALAHELGATVLETDWPGFGRQKNRALDLADGDWVLSIDADERVTPALAAEIQQILAAPQFDAYEIPRLSSYCGRFIRHSGWWPDPVLRLFKRGVARFTDVPVHERVDFAGAKGRLQAWFEHYTYPDLDSALIKMNRYSTDAAQAMHARGKKSSLPGALARGFWTFIRIYLLRRGFLDGREGFLLAVTAGVGNFYRYAKLAQLNRQTRA; this comes from the coding sequence ATGCGTCTTTCGGTCATCCTGATCACCAAGAATGAGGCCGCCAACCTGCGGGCTTGCCTGGCATCCGTCGCGTTTGCGGATCAGATCGTCGTTGTCGACTCTGGCAGTACCGATGGCACCGTCGCCCTGGCGCACGAGCTGGGCGCCACCGTACTGGAAACCGACTGGCCCGGCTTTGGCCGCCAGAAAAACCGCGCGCTGGACCTGGCCGATGGCGACTGGGTATTGTCGATCGATGCCGACGAACGCGTGACACCAGCGCTGGCGGCAGAAATCCAGCAGATCCTGGCCGCCCCGCAGTTTGACGCCTATGAAATCCCCCGGTTATCCAGCTATTGCGGCCGTTTTATCCGCCACAGCGGCTGGTGGCCCGACCCCGTCCTGCGTCTGTTCAAGCGTGGCGTGGCCCGCTTTACCGATGTCCCGGTGCACGAACGCGTGGACTTTGCGGGCGCCAAAGGCCGGCTGCAGGCCTGGTTCGAGCACTACACCTATCCCGATCTGGATAGCGCGCTCATCAAGATGAACCGCTATTCCACCGACGCTGCGCAAGCCATGCATGCACGCGGCAAAAAAAGCTCGCTGCCCGGCGCGCTGGCACGCGGCTTCTGGACCTTTATCCGTATTTATCTGCTGCGCCGCGGCTTTCTGGACGGGCGGGAAGGGTTCTTGCTCGCCGTGACCGCAGGCGTGGGCAACTTTTACCGGTACGCCAAACTGGCGCAACTGAATCGGCAAACCCGCGCATGA
- a CDS encoding DUF2950 domain-containing protein, which translates to MKMMLALVTLCASITVAAANGPRSFATPDAAADALVDSIATHDDDALKTILGSNYRDFIPSGGVAPEDITRFLAAWAQAHEIVKVDDRTALLSAGTAGWTLPVPIVAGKDGWAFDTQAGAQEMRHRYIGRNELAAIQSVLAYADAQQDYWQWSQAQGTPSYASRLLSSPGKKDGLYWATAPGEDPSPLGSRFAEARPGEPYHGYVYRILTTQGDAAPGGAKKYLKDGRMEGGYALIAWPASYGKTGIMSFMINQDGVVYQANLGPATDRIAKGIRSFNPVEGWTQADTTP; encoded by the coding sequence ATGAAAATGATGCTGGCGCTCGTCACCTTGTGCGCGTCGATTACCGTTGCAGCGGCCAACGGGCCGCGCAGTTTTGCGACGCCGGATGCCGCCGCAGACGCGCTGGTCGACAGCATTGCCACCCACGATGACGATGCACTCAAAACCATCCTGGGCAGCAATTACCGCGACTTTATCCCGTCCGGGGGCGTGGCGCCGGAAGACATCACCCGGTTCCTTGCCGCATGGGCGCAAGCGCACGAGATCGTGAAGGTGGATGACCGCACCGCCTTGCTGTCTGCCGGTACTGCGGGCTGGACCTTGCCGGTACCGATTGTGGCCGGCAAGGACGGCTGGGCCTTCGATACGCAGGCGGGCGCGCAAGAAATGCGCCACCGCTATATCGGTCGCAATGAACTCGCGGCGATCCAGTCGGTGCTGGCCTATGCCGATGCCCAGCAGGATTACTGGCAATGGTCGCAGGCACAGGGCACGCCGTCGTATGCCTCGCGCTTGTTGTCCAGCCCGGGCAAGAAAGACGGGCTGTACTGGGCCACTGCGCCGGGTGAAGACCCCAGCCCGCTGGGTTCCCGGTTTGCCGAGGCCCGTCCCGGCGAGCCCTATCATGGCTATGTCTACCGCATCCTGACCACGCAAGGCGATGCGGCGCCGGGCGGTGCCAAAAAGTACCTCAAGGATGGCCGTATGGAAGGGGGTTATGCCTTGATTGCCTGGCCGGCCAGTTACGGCAAAACCGGCATCATGAGCTTCATGATCAATCAGGATGGCGTGGTGTACCAGGCCAACCTGGGCCCGGCGACGGACCGCATTGCCAAGGGGATTCGCAGTTTTAATCCGGTAGAGGGCTGGACCCAGGCCGATACCACGCCCTGA
- a CDS encoding YihY/virulence factor BrkB family protein, whose protein sequence is MRHQITVLWRLARHVVNKTIAGFFDDELMTRAAALAFYSALSFAPLLVLLLWVVASLSPDYQTQLVDGLNRMVGPRAADAVQLVIRNASSRPSVGNMAGLIGLGITLVGASAVFAQLQGAINRVWGLRSRPGQAVMGWLRSRMNALGLLLAVAFLLVISFSASTVIGFFVPGHTLAWRWVEAGVSTAIFVFVFAAIFKVLPDAIIAWRDALAGAVLTDILFILGKVGISLYIQNSNVGGAYGPAGSVVVLLVWVYYSALILLLGAELTEAVAEARGVPIRPTAHAVRIITTTHEDAPA, encoded by the coding sequence GTGCGACACCAAATCACCGTGCTGTGGCGTCTGGCCCGGCATGTCGTCAACAAAACCATCGCCGGTTTTTTTGACGACGAACTGATGACGCGCGCGGCTGCGCTGGCGTTTTACTCTGCGCTGTCTTTCGCGCCGCTGCTGGTGTTGCTGCTGTGGGTGGTGGCGTCCCTCTCGCCCGATTACCAGACGCAACTGGTTGATGGCCTGAACCGCATGGTCGGGCCAAGGGCGGCCGACGCGGTGCAACTGGTGATCCGCAATGCCTCCAGCAGACCCAGTGTCGGCAACATGGCGGGGCTGATCGGGCTGGGTATCACGCTGGTCGGTGCTTCGGCCGTGTTTGCGCAGTTGCAAGGAGCGATCAATCGGGTGTGGGGGCTGCGTTCCCGCCCGGGTCAGGCTGTCATGGGCTGGCTGCGCTCACGCATGAATGCGCTGGGCTTGTTGCTGGCGGTGGCGTTCTTGCTGGTGATTTCGTTTTCAGCCAGTACGGTCATCGGCTTCTTTGTTCCGGGGCACACGCTGGCCTGGCGCTGGGTAGAGGCCGGGGTGTCCACCGCCATTTTCGTGTTCGTGTTCGCCGCCATCTTCAAGGTACTGCCAGACGCCATCATTGCCTGGCGCGATGCCCTGGCCGGGGCGGTGCTGACCGACATCCTGTTCATTCTGGGGAAAGTGGGCATCAGCCTGTATATCCAGAATTCCAACGTCGGCGGGGCTTATGGCCCGGCGGGTAGCGTGGTGGTGCTGCTGGTGTGGGTGTACTACTCGGCGCTGATTCTGTTGCTGGGCGCGGAGTTGACCGAGGCGGTGGCAGAGGCGCGCGGCGTGCCGATCCGGCCTACCGCGCATGCGGTGCGCATCATCACCACCACCCATGAAGATGCGCCCGCTTGA
- a CDS encoding DUF3300 domain-containing protein: MLVSVAGHAADDQPLSNAQLDQLVAPIALYPDSLLSQLLMATTYPDEFAKAYEWSKAHPDAKGDAAVKQVESQNWDPSVASMVAFPEVLITLGGQPKWVKDMGDAFLGQTSGVMDAVQRLRAQAQKAGNLKSNEQVTVTSQPASTSSSQQVIVVEPAKPDVVYVPAYNPTVVYGAWAYPTYPPYYYPPPPGYWFSTAVMTGIAWGVGIAVGNALWGGCNWGSSNVNINVNKYNNINTNRKIEGGGDRSSWKHDPGHRTSDYRGGSAERNRRQQDFNTNQREQFRGRDNAGTRDVGNRDNGGRNNGNREVANRDNARENSRRQAAQTMENRGIGSPDHRGGGSAGQMDRNRGGGQGGGFDNSNRARGDTGARQQPSRDNALTGVNDRQSGRDSARGRESMSSQRSQGTSRAASSNRSGGGAARSTHQRPARSGGRGR, encoded by the coding sequence ATGCTGGTCAGCGTAGCGGGCCACGCGGCCGATGATCAGCCGCTGTCCAATGCCCAGCTTGACCAGCTGGTCGCACCGATTGCCTTGTACCCCGATTCCTTGCTCTCGCAATTGCTGATGGCAACCACCTACCCGGACGAATTTGCCAAAGCCTATGAATGGTCCAAGGCGCATCCGGACGCCAAGGGCGATGCTGCGGTCAAGCAGGTCGAAAGCCAGAACTGGGACCCGTCCGTGGCGTCCATGGTGGCCTTTCCTGAAGTATTGATCACGCTGGGCGGCCAGCCCAAGTGGGTCAAGGACATGGGGGATGCGTTCCTCGGCCAGACCTCGGGCGTGATGGATGCCGTGCAGCGCTTGCGGGCCCAGGCGCAAAAGGCCGGTAACCTCAAATCCAATGAACAAGTCACCGTCACCAGCCAGCCGGCCTCGACCAGCAGCAGCCAGCAGGTGATTGTGGTGGAGCCCGCCAAACCGGATGTGGTGTACGTCCCCGCGTACAACCCGACCGTGGTGTACGGCGCCTGGGCCTACCCGACCTATCCGCCGTATTACTATCCGCCACCGCCCGGATACTGGTTCTCTACCGCCGTCATGACCGGGATTGCCTGGGGCGTGGGGATTGCCGTGGGTAACGCGCTGTGGGGGGGCTGCAACTGGGGCTCAAGCAACGTCAATATCAACGTCAACAAGTACAACAACATCAATACGAACCGCAAGATCGAAGGCGGCGGCGACCGGAGTTCATGGAAACACGATCCGGGGCATCGCACGTCTGATTATCGGGGCGGCTCGGCCGAGCGTAACCGTCGCCAGCAAGACTTCAACACCAATCAGCGCGAACAGTTCCGTGGCCGCGACAATGCCGGTACCCGTGATGTGGGCAATCGCGACAACGGCGGTCGCAACAATGGCAACCGTGAGGTGGCCAACCGCGATAACGCGCGTGAAAACAGCCGCCGTCAGGCCGCGCAAACCATGGAGAACCGTGGCATTGGCAGTCCTGATCATCGTGGCGGTGGCTCGGCGGGCCAGATGGACCGCAACCGCGGTGGTGGTCAGGGTGGTGGCTTTGATAACAGCAACCGCGCACGCGGCGATACCGGTGCACGCCAGCAACCCTCGCGGGATAACGCGCTGACCGGGGTGAACGACCGGCAATCCGGCCGTGACTCGGCCCGCGGCCGTGAAAGCATGTCGTCGCAGCGCAGCCAGGGCACCAGCCGTGCGGCCAGCAGCAATCGCAGTGGTGGCGGCGCAGCGCGCAGCACCCACCAGCGCCCCGCACGCAGTGGCGGCCGTGGTCGTTGA
- a CDS encoding F0F1 ATP synthase subunit epsilon, whose amino-acid sequence MAMTIHVDVVSAESLIFSGVAEFFTAPAEGGEVGIYPRHAPLLTRIRPGAIRIKLANTHEPDVILYVSGGLLEVQPHSITVLADTAIRGADIDEAKAREAKAKAEDALKNRKTQMDFAMAQAELVEAVAKLAVIEKLKKRGH is encoded by the coding sequence ATGGCGATGACCATTCATGTTGATGTGGTAAGTGCTGAATCGCTGATCTTCTCTGGTGTTGCTGAGTTCTTCACAGCACCGGCCGAAGGCGGTGAAGTCGGTATTTACCCGCGCCATGCGCCTCTCCTGACTCGTATTCGTCCGGGTGCGATTCGCATCAAGCTGGCCAACACTCACGAACCGGATGTCATCCTGTACGTGTCTGGCGGCCTCTTGGAAGTGCAACCGCATTCGATCACCGTGTTGGCAGATACTGCCATTCGCGGCGCGGATATCGACGAAGCCAAGGCGCGTGAAGCCAAGGCCAAGGCCGAAGATGCTTTGAAAAACCGCAAGACCCAGATGGACTTCGCCATGGCGCAGGCCGAACTGGTGGAAGCGGTGGCCAAGCTGGCCGTGATCGAGAAGCTGAAGAAGCGCGGCCACTAA
- a CDS encoding glycosyltransferase, protein MVKRRILFHQTHFLRGGIETSLISLLRALDRQQFEIGLTITYPTEALETLYRAQIPADVAVHVLAPEGWLSYFRQKKTQGKLGLPGKIYEEGLLPLVRRAIVSRRFRKIAAGYDAVVDYDMSLSRLTGRLALPMLGYSHFSVAHLPSQNPRKLRKLRKQTSEHYDRVVLLNDTMLADIQALIPDQADKFVRLYNSIDLARIREQGQAGPAPLAEPYMVSVGRLQESQKDFTSLLRAYALLVKDGITEKLAIVGEGKSRLELQALAAELGIADRVVFAGFQTNPYVWMQHARLMVFSSKMEGLPNVLLEAMALGQLVISTDCPVGPREILAEGKAGLLVPVGDVAGLAHAMKQGLQDEPTRTALLDYAAQHIEQMGFGPTAAAFASCVDNLIKAHP, encoded by the coding sequence ATGGTCAAACGACGCATCCTTTTTCATCAGACGCACTTCTTGCGGGGCGGGATAGAAACCTCGCTGATTTCGCTGTTGCGGGCGCTGGATCGCCAGCAGTTTGAAATCGGGTTGACGATTACTTACCCGACCGAAGCCCTTGAGACACTTTACCGGGCCCAGATTCCCGCCGATGTCGCCGTGCATGTACTGGCGCCAGAGGGCTGGTTGTCGTATTTCCGCCAGAAAAAAACCCAGGGCAAGCTTGGGCTGCCGGGCAAGATTTATGAAGAAGGCCTGTTGCCGCTGGTGCGCCGGGCCATTGTCAGCCGGCGTTTTCGCAAGATTGCCGCCGGTTACGATGCCGTGGTCGATTACGACATGTCGCTGTCGCGGCTGACCGGCCGGCTGGCCCTGCCCATGCTGGGTTATTCGCACTTCAGCGTGGCGCATCTGCCCAGCCAGAACCCGCGCAAACTGCGCAAACTGCGCAAGCAGACCAGTGAGCACTACGATCGCGTGGTGTTGCTGAACGACACCATGCTGGCGGATATCCAGGCGCTGATCCCGGACCAGGCGGACAAGTTTGTGCGTCTGTACAACTCCATTGATCTGGCGCGCATTCGGGAACAAGGCCAGGCCGGACCGGCGCCGCTGGCCGAGCCTTATATGGTGTCGGTGGGCCGTTTGCAGGAATCGCAGAAAGATTTCACCTCGCTGCTGCGGGCCTACGCGCTGCTGGTCAAAGACGGCATTACCGAGAAACTTGCCATTGTGGGCGAGGGTAAATCCCGCCTGGAACTACAAGCACTGGCCGCCGAACTGGGTATTGCCGATCGCGTGGTCTTTGCCGGATTTCAGACCAATCCGTATGTCTGGATGCAGCACGCCCGGCTTATGGTGTTCAGTTCGAAAATGGAAGGCTTGCCCAACGTCTTGCTGGAAGCCATGGCGCTGGGTCAACTGGTGATCAGTACGGATTGCCCGGTCGGCCCGCGGGAAATCCTGGCCGAGGGCAAAGCCGGCCTGCTGGTGCCGGTGGGGGACGTGGCGGGCCTGGCCCATGCCATGAAGCAAGGTTTGCAGGATGAACCAACCCGCACGGCGCTACTTGATTACGCCGCACAACATATCGAACAAATGGGTTTTGGCCCGACTGCCGCAGCGTTTGCCAGCTGCGTAGATAACCTCATCAAAGCGCATCCATGA